In Limnohabitans sp. INBF002, one genomic interval encodes:
- a CDS encoding ParA family protein — protein sequence MSTFKILVTSQKGGVGKSTVSANLAAYLRRQGQTVTMIDFDTHGSSSTWLTRAPNIGVVVQHHILPLDQGGNRPILDARLHLRRAASSTEVVICDLTWTDSIAGELMFEYDLVIVPTSVSEIELAATAGFLSRHRWVFDSAIHTPPTLLVCPTRVHADQLKSDVFSKQRFPVSFMLAPPILEAQTAREMFERGYLMDLQDACGASFNEFGQSVCAARDMRESAQGMRQTTSSTRITQPAMRGNTAAAFNSPTASVKRNNFLATSSTLSSQYSILGRHRMQKVRPDEMPTKQAPQTTQIASMGIPQFLKRMSMGVMSK from the coding sequence ATGTCGACATTCAAAATTTTGGTCACCAGTCAAAAAGGTGGCGTGGGCAAAAGCACCGTTTCAGCAAACTTGGCTGCTTATTTGCGTCGCCAAGGCCAGACGGTCACGATGATTGACTTTGACACACACGGTTCGTCTAGCACTTGGCTGACACGCGCCCCTAATATTGGCGTGGTGGTGCAACACCACATCTTGCCGCTCGACCAAGGCGGCAACCGCCCCATCTTGGATGCCCGCTTGCACCTGCGCCGCGCAGCCAGCAGCACAGAAGTTGTCATTTGCGACTTGACTTGGACCGACTCCATCGCAGGCGAGCTGATGTTCGAATACGACTTGGTGATCGTCCCCACCTCGGTCTCTGAAATTGAACTGGCTGCGACGGCTGGTTTCTTGAGCCGTCACCGCTGGGTGTTCGACTCGGCCATCCACACACCGCCCACGTTGTTGGTTTGTCCGACGCGCGTGCACGCAGATCAGCTCAAAAGTGATGTGTTCTCGAAACAGCGCTTTCCTGTCAGCTTCATGCTCGCCCCCCCGATCTTGGAAGCGCAAACCGCGCGCGAAATGTTTGAGCGCGGCTATTTGATGGACTTGCAAGACGCCTGCGGTGCGTCGTTCAACGAGTTTGGGCAATCGGTGTGTGCGGCGCGTGACATGCGCGAATCCGCACAAGGCATGCGCCAAACCACCAGCAGCACCCGCATCACACAACCCGCCATGCGCGGCAACACGGCCGCGGCATTCAATAGCCCGACCGCAAGTGTGAAGCGCAACAATTTTTTGGCCACATCCAGCACGCTGTCTAGCCAATACTCCATCCTGGGCCGCCACCGCATGCAAAAAGTCCGTCCGGACGAAATGCCCACCAAACAAGCGCCCCAGACCACGCAAATTGCGTCGATGGGCATCCCGCAATTCCTCAAACGCATGTCCATGGGTGTGATGAGTAAATGA
- the pal gene encoding peptidoglycan-associated lipoprotein Pal, producing the protein MSKRLFALLSIVSVALLTACSSTKLDNVSDAKASSSVASVAADHLNPNSLISKERSVYFDFDKFDIKANQAAVVERQGKYLAANAALKIRAEGNADERGGREYNLALGQKRAEAVVRGLKAYGVKDGQVEPVSFGSEKPLAAGHDEAAWAQNRRVDLAYPSK; encoded by the coding sequence ATGTCCAAACGCCTTTTTGCTCTCTTGTCCATCGTGTCAGTTGCTTTGTTGACTGCTTGCAGTTCAACCAAACTGGACAACGTGTCTGATGCCAAAGCATCTTCTTCGGTTGCTTCTGTGGCCGCCGATCACCTGAACCCCAACAGCCTGATCTCTAAAGAGCGCAGCGTGTACTTCGACTTTGATAAGTTTGATATCAAAGCTAACCAAGCTGCTGTGGTTGAGCGTCAAGGCAAATACTTGGCTGCCAACGCTGCTTTGAAAATTCGTGCCGAAGGCAATGCCGACGAGCGCGGTGGCCGCGAATACAACTTGGCTCTGGGCCAAAAGCGTGCTGAAGCTGTGGTGCGTGGTTTGAAAGCCTACGGCGTGAAAGACGGCCAAGTTGAACCCGTTAGCTTTGGCAGCGAAAAGCCTTTGGCCGCAGGTCATGACGAAGCTGCTTGGGCACAAAACCGCCGCGTTGACTTGGCTTACCCAAGCAAGTAA
- a CDS encoding NUDIX hydrolase, with product MQLNSEVITTPPRASATVVLLRDVPQKGLEVFLLRRHTASAVLGGAYVFPGGKLDEADCTPDLHTHLDASPQALHSALGEPDLDVHTAAGLYVAAVREVLEECGVLYARLHDSQALAHDAAQRQHWQHALHGGQAFVDVLQSAGLRVDTQHLAPWSRWITPLQPSVTNKRFDTRFFIAVLPPGQHPIHDNIEAIDSVWLSPREALDRYWAGDLPLAPPQIMTLVSLLSHSCTTDVLNCAKQQTPALILPEPFDDEGVRTLCYPGDPRHSVAQRAMPGPTRLRFVAGRFEPVGGFEDFL from the coding sequence ATGCAACTCAACAGCGAAGTCATCACAACACCACCGCGGGCCTCGGCCACGGTGGTGTTGTTACGTGACGTTCCCCAAAAAGGCCTGGAGGTCTTTTTGCTGCGCCGCCACACGGCCTCGGCTGTGTTGGGTGGTGCTTATGTTTTTCCGGGTGGCAAATTAGACGAGGCCGATTGCACGCCTGATTTGCATACCCATCTCGACGCCTCGCCGCAAGCACTGCACAGTGCCTTGGGTGAGCCCGATTTAGATGTGCACACGGCCGCAGGTTTGTATGTAGCTGCCGTGCGCGAAGTGTTGGAAGAGTGTGGCGTGTTGTATGCCCGCTTGCACGACAGCCAAGCCTTGGCGCATGACGCTGCGCAACGCCAACATTGGCAACACGCACTGCATGGCGGTCAAGCGTTTGTCGACGTGTTGCAAAGTGCAGGTTTGCGTGTGGACACGCAGCACTTGGCACCTTGGTCGCGTTGGATCACGCCGCTGCAACCCTCAGTGACCAACAAGCGGTTTGACACCCGTTTTTTTATTGCGGTATTGCCGCCGGGGCAACACCCCATACACGACAACATCGAAGCCATCGACAGCGTGTGGCTCAGCCCGCGTGAGGCCTTGGACCGCTACTGGGCAGGCGATCTGCCGCTGGCGCCGCCACAAATCATGACCCTGGTGTCGTTGCTGTCACACAGTTGTACAACGGATGTGTTGAACTGTGCCAAACAGCAAACGCCTGCGTTGATTCTTCCTGAACCGTTTGATGACGAAGGCGTGCGCACCCTGTGCTACCCCGGTGACCCGCGTCACTCGGTGGCGCAACGTGCCATGCCTGGTCCTACCCGTTTGCGTTTTGTGGCGGGTCGTTTTGAGCCCGTCGGTGGTTTTGAGGATTTTTTATGA
- the fabI gene encoding enoyl-ACP reductase FabI has translation MSAFDLKGKKGLVLGLANEHSIAWGCTRQAQAMGAEVVASCLNDKARPYVEPLTQPLGVDLQTCNIETPEDLEKLVAYAVAKLGRLDFVIHSIAWAPLADLHGRVVDSSSTGFARAMEVSCHSFATLAKLCTPHMTQGGSMVTMSYLGADQAVPHYGLMGPVKAALESLVRYMAQELGPQGVRVHAVSPGPILTRAASGIEAFDALMQSNVAKAPLGRLVTLDEIANLSTFLCTDAASGMTGQTIYVDAGSHAVN, from the coding sequence ATGTCAGCCTTTGATTTAAAGGGCAAAAAAGGTTTGGTGCTCGGCCTTGCCAACGAGCACAGCATTGCATGGGGTTGTACGCGCCAAGCGCAGGCCATGGGTGCTGAGGTGGTGGCGTCTTGCTTGAACGACAAAGCACGTCCCTATGTTGAGCCGCTCACACAGCCGCTGGGCGTAGACCTGCAAACTTGCAACATCGAAACACCAGAAGATTTAGAAAAGCTGGTGGCCTACGCTGTAGCCAAACTGGGTCGCTTGGACTTTGTGATTCATTCAATTGCTTGGGCACCTTTGGCTGATTTGCATGGTCGCGTGGTGGACAGTTCCAGCACGGGCTTTGCACGGGCCATGGAGGTGTCGTGCCATTCGTTTGCGACGTTGGCCAAACTGTGTACCCCGCACATGACGCAAGGCGGCAGCATGGTCACCATGTCTTACCTAGGGGCGGATCAAGCTGTGCCGCACTATGGTCTGATGGGGCCGGTGAAGGCTGCTTTGGAATCGCTGGTGCGTTACATGGCGCAAGAGCTGGGCCCACAGGGTGTGCGCGTGCATGCCGTGTCGCCTGGCCCTATCCTCACGCGAGCAGCCTCGGGCATTGAAGCCTTTGATGCGCTCATGCAAAGCAACGTTGCCAAAGCGCCGCTGGGTCGGTTGGTGACCTTGGATGAAATTGCCAACCTCAGCACCTTTTTGTGTACCGATGCCGCCAGTGGCATGACAGGCCAAACGATTTATGTAGACGCCGGCAGCCACGCGGTTAACTGA
- a CDS encoding bifunctional enoyl-CoA hydratase/phosphate acetyltransferase: MNDITETTNDPNNEWLENYPYENIVLGQAARMVRTLALADIQAFAAVSGDINPAHLNPEYANATLFHGVIGHGMWGGALISSLLGTVFPGPGTIYLEQNLHFSRPVRVGDTLNVTVTCTAKNDEKKTLDLDCLLVNQKGERVLYGIARVMAPTEKLRMPRVHAPHISLFDPEQRHANLLALGAKLEPVRCGVVHPCDADSLQGAMDAHHASLIHAVLIAPEKKLRAVAAEAGIDLTGIEVIDVEHSHAAAELAAQMAADKKLEALMKGSLHTDELIHAVVSQKGLRTGRRMSHVFRFEAPMYPKPLYITDAALNIAPTLAEKADIVQNAILFAQIMGVDQPKVAILSAVETVNPSIPSTIDAAALCKMADRGQIKGGLLDGPLAFDNAVSTHAAEIKHIASAVAGHADILVAPDLESGNMMAKQLEYLAGASGAGVVLGARVPIALTSRADSAATRSASALLAKLIAHHNRTHSA, encoded by the coding sequence ATGAACGACATCACCGAAACCACGAACGATCCCAACAACGAGTGGCTAGAAAACTACCCTTACGAGAACATCGTGTTGGGGCAGGCAGCGCGCATGGTGCGTACTTTGGCCTTGGCTGACATCCAAGCGTTCGCCGCGGTGTCGGGCGACATCAACCCCGCACACCTGAACCCTGAGTACGCCAATGCCACCTTGTTTCATGGCGTGATTGGCCACGGCATGTGGGGCGGTGCTTTGATCAGCAGTTTGTTGGGCACGGTGTTTCCAGGCCCAGGCACGATTTACCTAGAACAAAACCTGCACTTCAGTCGCCCCGTGCGCGTTGGCGACACCTTGAACGTGACCGTCACTTGCACGGCCAAAAACGACGAGAAGAAAACCCTGGATCTTGACTGCTTGTTGGTGAACCAAAAAGGCGAGCGTGTGCTTTATGGCATTGCGCGTGTCATGGCCCCGACCGAAAAGTTGCGCATGCCCCGTGTACATGCGCCACACATCAGCTTGTTCGATCCTGAGCAACGTCACGCTAACTTGTTGGCCTTGGGCGCCAAGCTTGAGCCTGTGCGTTGCGGTGTGGTGCATCCGTGTGATGCAGATTCGTTGCAAGGTGCCATGGATGCGCATCACGCAAGTTTGATTCATGCGGTGCTCATTGCCCCAGAGAAAAAATTGCGCGCTGTGGCCGCAGAAGCCGGCATTGATTTGACAGGCATCGAGGTGATCGATGTCGAGCACAGCCACGCGGCGGCTGAGTTGGCTGCGCAAATGGCGGCAGACAAAAAGCTAGAAGCTTTGATGAAAGGCAGCTTGCACACCGATGAGTTGATTCATGCTGTGGTGTCGCAAAAAGGTTTGCGCACAGGCCGACGCATGTCGCATGTGTTTCGCTTTGAGGCGCCCATGTACCCCAAGCCGCTGTACATCACCGATGCCGCGCTGAACATCGCGCCGACCTTGGCCGAGAAAGCCGACATCGTGCAAAACGCCATTTTGTTTGCGCAAATCATGGGTGTTGATCAGCCGAAGGTGGCCATTTTGTCGGCGGTGGAAACCGTCAACCCCAGCATTCCCTCCACGATTGATGCGGCTGCTTTGTGCAAGATGGCGGACCGTGGCCAAATCAAAGGTGGCTTGCTCGATGGCCCGCTGGCCTTTGACAACGCCGTGTCCACACACGCGGCCGAAATCAAACACATCGCCTCTGCGGTGGCCGGCCACGCCGACATCTTGGTCGCCCCTGATTTGGAGTCGGGCAACATGATGGCCAAGCAACTGGAATACCTCGCGGGCGCTTCTGGCGCTGGCGTGGTGTTGGGTGCGCGCGTGCCAATTGCGTTGACCAGCCGTGCAGATTCTGCCGCCACGCGCAGTGCTTCTGCGCTGTTGGCCAAGCTGATTGCGCACCACAACCGCACACATTCGGCATGA
- a CDS encoding acetate/propionate family kinase, which produces MSILSVNAGSSSLKFALYPIEGAGIGEAEVTGNIEGLEPSGQPRISFCATGQNKESAAVAVKPAQDVFDAALDTLKGLLAARFAHLKVQAIAHRVVHGGSYFSSSVRVTSDVLTQLASLNALAPLHQPHNLAGIEAFAESFPDVAQIACFDTAFHRTLSPLETTFAIDRQLTAQGVRRYGFHGLSYQYVAQVLQRESPRSAGRTVMAHLGNGASVCATTQHQSRATTMGFSALDGLMMGTRSGALDPGVLLYLMEQGWGHDQIQKLLYKQSGLLGVSGESADMRTLRASSAAGSAAARFATDLFAHRVVREVGALSACIGGLDVLAFTGGIGEHDAVLRQQVCDALAYMGVHIDAASNAQATGDSTASIHADNSATEVWVVPTDEGRVAAQDALAFL; this is translated from the coding sequence ATGAGCATTCTGTCCGTCAATGCGGGCTCGTCTAGCCTCAAGTTTGCGCTGTACCCCATTGAAGGTGCGGGCATTGGTGAGGCCGAAGTCACTGGCAACATCGAAGGCTTAGAGCCATCGGGTCAGCCGCGCATCAGCTTTTGCGCGACGGGCCAAAACAAAGAATCAGCCGCTGTGGCGGTGAAGCCTGCGCAAGATGTGTTTGACGCAGCGCTCGACACCCTCAAGGGCTTGTTGGCCGCACGATTTGCGCATTTGAAAGTGCAAGCCATTGCCCATCGGGTGGTGCACGGTGGCAGCTATTTTTCGAGCAGCGTGCGCGTCACATCTGATGTGCTGACGCAGCTGGCCTCGCTCAATGCCTTGGCACCTTTGCACCAGCCGCATAACTTGGCGGGTATTGAGGCGTTTGCCGAATCGTTTCCAGACGTTGCGCAGATCGCTTGTTTTGACACCGCGTTTCATCGCACGCTGTCGCCACTCGAAACCACGTTTGCCATTGACCGCCAGCTCACCGCGCAAGGCGTGCGCCGCTATGGCTTTCATGGGCTTTCGTACCAATACGTGGCGCAAGTTCTCCAGCGTGAATCCCCCCGTTCCGCGGGCCGCACGGTCATGGCGCATTTGGGCAACGGTGCCAGTGTGTGCGCCACCACGCAGCACCAAAGTCGCGCCACCACCATGGGCTTCTCGGCTTTAGACGGCTTGATGATGGGCACGCGCAGCGGCGCGCTCGACCCCGGTGTGTTGCTGTATTTGATGGAGCAAGGCTGGGGGCACGACCAAATTCAAAAGCTGCTCTACAAACAAAGCGGCTTGTTGGGTGTGTCGGGCGAGAGTGCCGACATGCGCACCTTGCGTGCGTCAAGTGCAGCAGGCTCTGCGGCTGCACGTTTTGCCACCGATTTGTTTGCACACCGTGTGGTGCGCGAAGTGGGGGCGCTGAGCGCCTGTATTGGGGGCCTTGACGTGCTGGCCTTCACCGGCGGCATTGGTGAGCACGATGCCGTGCTGCGTCAACAGGTGTGCGATGCCTTGGCCTACATGGGTGTGCACATCGACGCAGCAAGCAACGCCCAAGCCACAGGCGACAGCACGGCCTCTATTCACGCCGACAATAGTGCGACTGAAGTGTGGGTGGTCCCCACCGACGAAGGCCGCGTGGCCGCGCAAGACGCTTTGGCGTTTCTCTAA
- a CDS encoding flavin reductase family protein, which yields MNIKDAMSCFTTGVTVVTAHTQGQDWGMTCNSFNTVSLDPAMVLWSVRKSSLSHEAFVNAGGYMVNVLGAQQKDVALKFAQGTQQERFADQSLVRGIHQHPRLDGVIAWFDCRIAQVVSAGDHDILIGEVLDFGVQAGHGLAYAQRSFGVLSPLED from the coding sequence GTGAACATCAAAGACGCCATGAGTTGCTTCACCACCGGTGTGACGGTGGTGACGGCGCACACCCAAGGCCAAGACTGGGGCATGACGTGCAACTCGTTCAACACCGTGTCGCTAGACCCCGCCATGGTGTTGTGGAGCGTGCGCAAAAGCTCGCTCAGCCACGAAGCCTTTGTCAACGCGGGTGGCTACATGGTCAACGTGTTGGGGGCTCAGCAAAAAGACGTGGCGCTGAAGTTTGCGCAAGGCACACAGCAAGAACGCTTTGCAGACCAAAGCCTAGTGCGTGGCATCCACCAGCATCCGCGTTTAGACGGCGTGATTGCTTGGTTTGATTGCCGCATTGCCCAAGTGGTGTCGGCTGGCGACCATGACATCTTGATCGGCGAAGTGCTCGACTTCGGTGTGCAAGCTGGCCATGGCTTGGCTTATGCACAGCGCAGCTTTGGCGTGCTTTCGCCTCTGGAAGACTAA
- a CDS encoding host attachment protein has translation MTSRQAILVANSYVARLFERSSVQLPWAETRDWLHSESRMRAQDIERAPLGHSLAGRAGLAPHTDVRHRERTAFAHDLAIDLKQALATDQWGALEIFASDPFLGELLAQLSPDVKATVRATHALDWTTLSAHEIEERRRKAFKVQRSL, from the coding sequence ATGACATCCCGCCAGGCCATCCTCGTGGCCAACTCATACGTCGCTCGGTTATTTGAACGTAGCAGTGTGCAATTGCCTTGGGCCGAAACACGAGATTGGTTGCATTCTGAGAGCCGCATGCGGGCACAAGACATCGAGCGTGCGCCATTAGGACATTCGTTGGCTGGCCGTGCGGGTTTGGCGCCCCACACCGATGTTCGGCATCGCGAACGTACGGCATTTGCGCACGACTTAGCCATTGACTTGAAGCAAGCATTGGCCACGGATCAATGGGGCGCGTTAGAAATTTTTGCATCCGATCCTTTTTTGGGCGAGTTGCTGGCGCAGTTGAGCCCAGATGTGAAGGCCACCGTGCGCGCCACGCACGCGCTGGACTGGACCACCTTGTCTGCACATGAGATTGAAGAGCGCAGGCGCAAGGCATTCAAGGTTCAACGTTCGCTATGA
- a CDS encoding dienelactone hydrolase family protein, whose product MAELERIEMDGLTLEGLLSLPPDAKGLVLFAHGSGSSRHSPRNNFVAKVLCDHGVGTLLLDLLTPEEEQDASARFDIQLLSERLVGATRWVRHQSYTKHLPIGYFGASTGAAAALRAAASLAPLVQAVVSRGGRPDLAGARVLAQVDCPTLLLVGSLDEEVLALNRQAALLMQCDVHLTVVPGATHLFEEPGTLEAVARHAAQWFERHLRIKH is encoded by the coding sequence ATGGCAGAGCTTGAGCGAATCGAGATGGATGGTTTGACGCTGGAGGGGCTTTTGTCGCTGCCACCAGATGCCAAAGGCTTGGTGCTGTTCGCGCACGGCAGCGGCAGCAGTCGGCATAGCCCGCGTAACAACTTTGTTGCCAAGGTGTTGTGCGACCACGGCGTGGGCACGTTGCTCCTGGATTTACTCACGCCAGAAGAGGAACAAGATGCTTCCGCTCGTTTTGACATTCAATTGCTGAGCGAGCGCTTGGTGGGGGCGACGCGCTGGGTACGGCATCAGTCATACACCAAACATTTGCCCATTGGCTACTTTGGGGCCAGCACGGGGGCGGCGGCTGCCTTGCGTGCTGCGGCCAGTTTGGCACCTTTGGTGCAGGCGGTGGTGTCACGCGGTGGGCGGCCTGACCTTGCGGGCGCGCGTGTCTTGGCTCAGGTCGATTGCCCCACCTTGTTGTTGGTGGGTAGCTTGGATGAGGAGGTGTTAGCGCTCAACCGACAGGCGGCGCTTCTCATGCAATGCGATGTTCATCTGACCGTTGTACCTGGCGCAACGCATTTGTTTGAAGAGCCGGGCACACTAGAGGCGGTGGCCCGACATGCCGCCCAATGGTTCGAGCGGCATTTGCGAATCAAGCATTGA
- a CDS encoding HPF/RaiA family ribosome-associated protein, which produces MTFPKSIPLQISFRHVDSSEALETKIREKVQKLGQFYPSINSCRVMVEQLHKHHHQGNHFHVRIDLKVPGHELIAGREPALNHAHTDVYVSLRDAFKAMRRQLEDLVRHQKGLVKHHEEKPHGHITEISPDKTFGRIASADGRWLYFHRNSLIGDDLDTLQIGTPVYYVEEIGDEGLQASSVHLVGKHHVLV; this is translated from the coding sequence ATGACATTCCCAAAATCTATTCCCCTTCAAATCAGTTTCCGTCACGTGGACAGCTCCGAAGCGCTAGAGACCAAGATTCGTGAAAAAGTTCAGAAGCTAGGGCAGTTCTACCCTTCGATCAACAGCTGCCGAGTGATGGTCGAACAGCTGCACAAGCACCACCACCAGGGCAATCACTTTCATGTGCGCATTGATCTGAAGGTGCCTGGCCACGAACTGATCGCTGGACGCGAACCCGCTTTGAACCATGCTCACACCGATGTGTATGTATCGTTGCGCGATGCGTTCAAGGCCATGCGTCGACAACTCGAAGACTTGGTGCGCCACCAAAAAGGACTTGTCAAACACCACGAAGAAAAGCCGCATGGCCACATCACCGAAATTTCGCCAGACAAGACATTCGGGCGCATTGCGTCTGCAGATGGCCGATGGCTTTACTTTCACCGCAACAGTTTGATTGGCGATGACTTAGACACATTGCAGATCGGCACACCGGTCTACTACGTGGAAGAGATTGGCGATGAGGGGCTACAAGCCAGCAGCGTTCACCTTGTCGGCAAGCACCATGTGCTAGTTTGA
- a CDS encoding TerC family protein produces MELLTDPQAWIAFATLTALELVLGIDNIIFISILVDKLPPEKREFARRIGLFMAMFMRIGLLLLLSVIVGLVEPLFTAFGKDISGRDLILISGGLFLIWKSTGEIHQSLEGEEEHGGSAVKATMFAIILQIMVIDLVFSLDSIITAVGMVDEVAIMIAAVIASVGLMMAFASGIGRFVSNHPSIKMLALTFLVVVGVVLMAEGLGHHIPKGYIYFAMAFSVIVEMLNIRFRKRAKNVVQLHQNMP; encoded by the coding sequence ATGGAACTCTTGACCGACCCACAAGCGTGGATTGCCTTTGCCACCCTCACTGCACTCGAACTGGTGCTGGGCATTGACAACATCATCTTCATTTCCATTTTGGTGGACAAGCTGCCACCTGAGAAGCGCGAATTTGCGCGCCGCATTGGCCTGTTCATGGCCATGTTCATGCGCATCGGCTTGCTGCTGTTGCTGTCGGTCATCGTGGGTTTGGTCGAGCCTTTGTTCACCGCGTTTGGCAAAGATATTTCTGGCCGTGATTTGATTTTGATTTCGGGCGGTCTGTTCCTGATTTGGAAAAGCACTGGCGAAATTCACCAATCACTCGAAGGTGAAGAAGAACACGGTGGCAGTGCTGTCAAAGCCACCATGTTCGCCATCATCTTGCAAATCATGGTGATCGACTTGGTGTTCTCTCTCGACTCCATCATCACCGCCGTGGGCATGGTGGACGAGGTGGCCATCATGATTGCCGCCGTGATCGCGTCTGTGGGTTTGATGATGGCGTTTGCTTCGGGCATTGGCCGCTTTGTGTCAAATCACCCGTCCATCAAAATGCTGGCCCTCACCTTCTTGGTGGTGGTGGGCGTGGTGCTGATGGCCGAAGGCCTGGGCCACCACATTCCAAAAGGCTACATCTACTTCGCGATGGCGTTCTCGGTGATTGTAGAAATGCTCAATATCCGCTTCCGCAAACGCGCTAAAAACGTGGTCCAACTGCACCAGAACATGCCGTGA
- a CDS encoding enoyl-CoA hydratase, with protein sequence MSYEFITVHTEADKVGVITLNRPKQLNALNAGLMVELGQALKAFDADEAIGCMIITGSEKAFAAGADIGAMATYSFADVYKNDYITRDWETIRSIRKPVIAAVSGFALGGGCELAMMCDFIIAADNARFGQPEIKLGIIPGAGGTQRLPRAVGKAKAMDLALTGRMMDANEAEKAGLVSRIVPLDKLMEETLGAALMICGYSQIATMAAKESVNRAFESGLADGVMFERRLFHALFATADQKEGMDAFVNKRPADFKHQ encoded by the coding sequence ATGAGCTACGAATTCATCACCGTCCACACCGAAGCCGACAAAGTGGGCGTCATCACCCTCAACCGCCCCAAGCAGCTCAATGCGCTGAACGCCGGTTTGATGGTGGAGTTGGGCCAAGCCCTTAAAGCGTTTGATGCAGACGAAGCCATCGGTTGCATGATCATCACCGGCAGCGAAAAAGCGTTTGCAGCGGGCGCCGACATTGGCGCGATGGCCACCTACAGCTTTGCCGATGTCTACAAGAACGACTACATCACCCGCGACTGGGAAACCATCCGCAGCATTCGCAAGCCCGTCATCGCAGCCGTCAGCGGCTTTGCTTTAGGTGGCGGCTGCGAGCTGGCGATGATGTGCGACTTCATCATCGCCGCCGACAACGCCAGATTTGGCCAGCCCGAAATCAAACTGGGCATCATTCCAGGCGCTGGTGGCACGCAGCGTTTGCCACGCGCCGTGGGCAAAGCCAAAGCCATGGACTTGGCATTGACGGGTCGCATGATGGACGCGAACGAAGCCGAAAAAGCAGGCTTGGTCAGCCGCATCGTGCCGCTGGACAAGTTGATGGAAGAAACCTTGGGCGCTGCGCTGATGATTTGTGGCTACTCGCAAATCGCCACGATGGCCGCCAAAGAGTCGGTCAATCGCGCGTTTGAAAGCGGCTTGGCCGACGGCGTGATGTTTGAGCGCCGCCTGTTCCACGCCTTGTTCGCCACCGCCGACCAAAAAGAAGGCATGGACGCGTTTGTCAACAAACGCCCTGCCGACTTCAAACACCAATAA